The Penaeus monodon isolate SGIC_2016 chromosome 5, NSTDA_Pmon_1, whole genome shotgun sequence genome window below encodes:
- the LOC119573013 gene encoding LOW QUALITY PROTEIN: uncharacterized protein LOC119573013 (The sequence of the model RefSeq protein was modified relative to this genomic sequence to represent the inferred CDS: inserted 1 base in 1 codon), producing the protein MRALLLSLLVGCSLGASVERPRRQSYGGGVNLQSSFGYLPPRPGPSCQPSTVYRTQTQYSTQVVPSTVYNNDVQYLTQTSVRTQQVYTTIYSEVVRTQQVPSVQYQTVTVTRTQDNVRTQIVTLPPQVNYVTRTQQSVRTQVQYQTRYETRTQQVPTTITRNVVSTQVVPQQVVSTIYQTQXVTRTQQAPGQTRTVESTQYSVRYSTVVIPAQDVVRTTQVVRTSYATQAITQPGQTRVITSTQVVPVTTTIFSQVVLTNTQTQYVTRTQVQQQVSTVVRTQQVPQYNTRTVTVPQQVVRTQVSTQVVPTTIFSQQVVPSVVNLPAQTQYVTVTQTSVRTQQLPGQTRTQFQTRTVYNTNYVTSTVFNQQYNTVTATSTVQPNCNTGYNYPKPARPFNPYGR; encoded by the exons ATGAGAGCTCTGCTTTTGTCATTGTTGGTGGGGTGCTCACTGGGAGCCTCCGTGGAGCGACCGAGGCGCCAATCATACGGCGGCGGCGTCAACCTCCAGTCCTCCTTCGGCTACCTGCCCCCGCGACCTGGTCCTTCCTGCCAGCCCTCCACCGTCTACCGAACGCAGACGCAGTACTCCACCCAGGTCGTCCCCTCCACCGTCTACAACAACGACGTGCAGTACCTCACCCAGACCTCCGTCCGCACTCAGCAGGTCTACACCACAATCTACTCCGAAGTCGTCCGCACTCAGCAAGTCCCGTCGGTGCAGTACCAGACAGTCACTGTCACTCGCACACAGGACAATGTGCGTACACAAAtcgtcaccctccctccccaagtTAACTATGTGACTCGCACACAGCAGAGCGTCAGGACTCAAGTTCAGTACCAGACCAGATACGAGACCCGTACACAGCAggtccccaccaccatcaccaggaACGTCGTGTCCACACAGGTGGTACCTCAGCAGGTGGTCAGCACTATCTACCAGACAC ACGTTACCAGGACGCAGCAGGCACCAGGTCAGACGCGCACGGTGGAAAGTACTCAATACAGTGTCAGGTACTCAACCGTGGTGATTCCTGCTCAAGATGTCGTACGCACGACGCAGGTCGTCAGGACCAGTTATGCCACCCAGGCCATCACCCAGCCTGGCCAGACCCGCGTCATCACCTCCACGCAGGTGGTCCCCGTCACCACAACCATCTTCTCGCAGGTGGTTCTCACCAACACCCAGACTCAGTACGTGACACGCACACAGGTTCAGCAGCAGGTGTCCACCGTCGTGCGTACGCAGCAGGTGCCTCAGTACAACACCAGGACCGTCACAGTGCCCCAGCAAGTGGTTAGGACCCAGGTGTCCACTCAGGTGGTGCCAACAACTATCTTTAGCCAACAGGTTGTCCCTTCGGTCGTCAACCTCCCCGCCCAGACGCAGTACGTCACTGTTACCCAAACCTCCGTCAGGACCCAACAGCTCCCTGGGCAGACCCGAACCCAGTTCCAGACGAGGACCGTCTACAACACAAACTACGTGACATCCACCGTGTTCAACCAGCAGTACAACACCGTGACGGCCACCAGCACCGTCCAGCCCAACTGCAACACCGGCTACAACTACCCCAAACCTGCTCGTCCCTTCAACCCGTACGGGCGCTGA
- the LOC119573462 gene encoding uncharacterized protein LOC119573462, whose translation MVSHLEHKAKLLKHTTYQLSLAAHLGDKVLSGQPTPHGEVAQIEGRVIGLYSQMSWRDAGVPITAALICGISLCRMWRLTATLLLLALASAEPQGYNYLPPRPNTPCQTVTSVVYDTRVQTSVNVQTVNQVNTQYRTTTVVRQQVVPTTLFQTRVQTQVQYQTSVIQQTTTLFNNRVQTQTVPSPPIVQTQYVTSTRVVPQVSYVTQTQTQTQVVPVEVTRTQVQTINQPVTNYQTQVQQQTQVVTLPGRDVVRTRVQTVVQTSIVRRQQPANTRYVTSTRVQQVVQTSVVRGQDVVRTSVVQRQQVIPFTSVNTRYENAVATREQVVTRTNVVTQTRVQTQVVPQEVVSTQVVPTTIYTTRYETRVQPFTQVQTVVRTQYVTPAPVVQTRQEVRTSVVQVPGQDRVVTSQVVQTQQQQQVVYQTVNQPQQITVTQTITATCGQTGYNYPAPARPFNFRG comes from the coding sequence ATGGTAAGTCACTTAGAACATAAGGCTAAGTTACTTAAGCATACGACATACCAGTTAAGTCTCGCGGCTCATCTGGGCGATAAAGTCCTCTCGGGTCAGCCCACACCGCATGGAGAAGTTGCACAGATAGAGGGGCGCGTGATTGGACTTTATTCCCAAATGAGTTGGCGAGACGCGGGGGTTCCAATCACCGCTGCTCTAATCTGTGGAATTTCTCTTTGCAGGATGTGGCGCTTGACAGCGACGCTGCTGCTGCTGGCTCTGGCTTCGGCCGAACCCCAGGGATACAATTACCTGCCTCCTCGTCCCAACACGCCCTGCCAGACGGTCACCTCCGTCGTCTACGACACCCGTGTCCAGACCTCCGTCAACGTCCAGACTGTAAACCAAGTCAACACTCAGTACAGGACGACCACGGTGGTCAGACAACAGGTCGTGCCCACCACTCTCTTCCAGACCCGTGTCCAGACGCAGGTTCAGTACCAGACCAGTGTCATCCAACAAACAACTACCCTCTTTAATAACAGAGTTCAGACCCAAACTGTCCCCAGTCCACCCATTGTGCAGACCCAGTACGTAACATCCACCCGCGTTGTACCACAGGTCAGTTACGTcacccagacacaaacacagactcagGTCGTGCCTGTGGAGGTGACCCGTACACAGGTTCAAACAATCAACCAGCCTGTCACCAACTACCAGACTCAGGTACAGCAACAAACACAGGTCGTTACGCTCCCTGGTCGCGATGTTGTGCGCACACGGGTACAGACTGTTGTCCAAACCTCAATTGTAAGGCGTCAGCAACCAGCCAACACTCGCTATGTGACTTCGACACGTGTGCAACAGGTGGTACAGACATCAGTCGTCCGCGGACAGGACGTCGTAAGGACCAGCGTTGTCCAGAGACAACAGGTCATTCCTTTCACATCTGTCAACACGCGTTACGAGAATGCCGTCGCCACTCGCGAACAGGTGGTGACGAGGACCAACGTGGTTACCCAGACTCGCGTCCAAACCCAGGTGGTGCCCCAGGAGGTGGTCAGCACCCAGGTGGTTCCCACTACCATCTACACCACCCGCTACGAGACCCGGGTTCAGCCCTTCACACAGGTGCAGACCGTGGTCAGGACCCAGTATGTCACACCGGCTCCCGTGGTACAAACCCGACAGGAAGTGCGGACCTCTGTGGTCCAGGTACCCGGTCAGGACCGCGTGGTCACCAGTCAGGTCGTGCAGACCCAGCAACAGCAGCAGGTCGTCTATCAGACAGTTAACCAGCCTCAGCAAATTACCGTCACCCAGACTATCACAGCCACATGCGGACAGACTGGTTACAATTACCCAGCGCCGGCTCGTCCTTTTAACTTTAGAGGATAA